The Vicia villosa cultivar HV-30 ecotype Madison, WI linkage group LG1, Vvil1.0, whole genome shotgun sequence genome includes a region encoding these proteins:
- the LOC131658896 gene encoding uncharacterized protein LOC131658896 codes for MVYGKTCHLPVELEHRALWALKFLNFDSNLAGLKRKDQLHRVEELRDTAYHLNKLYKEKVKKYHDGKVRSKEFHEGQMVLLFNSRLKLFPGKLKSKWSGPFVVREVRNYGAIVVEDPKTKANWTVNGQRLKVYHGGDFNREVSVISLIEA; via the coding sequence atggtctaTGGTAAGACTTGCCATTTGCCGGTTGAATTGGAACATAGAGCACTTTGGGCtctcaaatttttaaactttgattCCAATTTAGCCGGGTTAAAACGGAAAGATCAGCTTCATAGAGTTGAAGAATTAAGAGATACCGCTTACCACTTGAATAAACTTtacaaagaaaaagtgaaaaagtatcaTGATGGTAAAGTGAGGTCAAAAGAATTTCATGAAGGACAAATGGTACTCCTCTTCAACTCTAGGCTGAAACTTTTTCCGGGCAAATTAAAATCGAAATGGTCGGGACCGTTCGTAGTAAGGGAAGTTCGGAATTATGGAGCAATTGTTGTGGAGGACCCAAAGACTAAGGCCAACTGGACGGTAAATGGGCAAAGACTGAAGGTGTATCATGGTGGTGATTTCAATCGAGAGGTAAGCGTAATTTCGCTTATCGAAGCTTGA